A stretch of the Macaca thibetana thibetana isolate TM-01 chromosome X, ASM2454274v1, whole genome shotgun sequence genome encodes the following:
- the PLXNA3 gene encoding plexin-A3 isoform X2: MPSVCLLLLLFLAVGGALGSRPFRAFVVTDTKLTHLAVHRVTGEVFVGAVNRVFKLAPNLTELRAHVTGPIEDNARCYPPPSMRVCAHRLAPVDNINKLLLIDYAARRLVACGSIWQGICQFLRVDDLFKLGEPHHRKEHYLSGAQEPDSMAGVIVEQGQGPSKLFVGTAVDGKSEYFPTLSSRKLISDEDSVDMFSLVYQDEFVSSQIKIPSDTLSLYPAFDIYYIYGFVSASFVYFLTLQLDTQQTLLDTAGEKFFTSKIVRMCAGDSEFYSYVEFPIGCSWRGVEYRLVQSAHLAKPGLLLAQALGVPADEDILFTIFSQGQKNRASPPRQTILCLFTLSNINAHIRRRIQSCYRGEGTLALPWLLNKELPCINTPMQINGNFCGLVLNQPLGGLHVIEGLPLLADSTDGMASVAAYTYRRHSVVFIGTRSGSLKKVRVDGSQDAHLYETVPVVDGSPILRDLLFSPDHQHIYLLSEKQVSQLPVETCEQYPSCTACLGSGDPHCGWCVLQHRCCREGACPGASAPHGFAEELNKCVQVRVRPNNVSVMSPGVQLTVTLHNVPDLSAGVSCTFEEVAESEAILLPSGELLCPSPSLQELRALTRGHGATRTVRLQLLSKETGVRFAGADFVFYNCSVLQSCMSCVGSPYPCHWCKYRHACTSRPHECSFQEGRVRSPEGCPEILPSGDLLIPVGVMQPLTLRAKNLPQPQSGQKNYECVVRVQGRQQRVPAVRFNSSSVQCQNASYSYEGDEHGDTELDFSVVWDGDFPIDKPPSFRALLYKCWAQRPSCGLCLKADPRFNCGWCISEHRCQLRTHCPAPKTNWMHLSQKGTRCSHPHITQIHPLVGPKEGGTRVTIMGENLGLLSREVGLRVAGVRCNSIPAEYISAERIVCEMEESLVPSPPPGPVELCVGDCSADFRTQSEQLYSFVTPTFDQVRPSRGPASGGTRLTISGSSLDAGSRVTVTVRDSECQFVRRDAKAIVCISPVSTLGPSQAPITLAIDRANISSPGVLYTYTQDPTVTRLEPTWSIINGSTAITVSGTHLLTVQEPRVRAKYRGIETTNPQPQAQGEHPDEFGFLLDHVQTARSLNRSSFTYYPDPSFEPLGPSGVLDVKPGSHVVLKGKNLIPAAAGSSRLNYTVLIGGQPCALTVSDTQLLCDSPSQTGRQPVMVLVGGLEFWLGTLHISAERALTLPAMMGLAGGGGLLLLAITAVLVAYKRKTQDADRTLKRLQLQMDNLESRVALECKEAFAELQTDINELTNHMDEVQIPFLDYRTYAVRVLFPGIEAHPVLKELDTPPNMEKALRLFGQLLHSRAFVLTFIHTLEAQSSFSMRDRGTVASLTMVALQSRLDYATGLLKQLLADLIEKNLESKNHPKLLLRRTESVAEKMLTNWFTFLLHKFLKECAGEPLFLLYCAIKQQMEKGPIDAITGEARYSLSEDKLIRQQIDYKTLTLHCVCAENEGSAQVPVKVLNCDSITQAKDKLLDTVYKGIPYSQRPKAEDMDLEWRQGRMTRIILQDEDVTTKIECDWKRLNSLAHYQVTDGSLVALVPKQVSAYNMANSFTFTRSLSRYESLLRTASSPDSLRSRAPMITPDQETGTKLWHLVKNHDHADHREGDRGSKMVSEIYLTRLLATKGTLQKFVDDLFETVFSTAHRGSALPLAIKYMFDFLDEQADQRQISDPDVRHTWKSNCLPLRFWVNVIKNPQFVFDIHKNSITDACLSVVAQTFMDSCSTSEHRLGKDSPSNKLLYAKDIPNYKSWVERYYRDIAKMASISDQDMDAYLVEQSRLHASDFNVLSALSELYFYVTKYRQEILTALDGDASCRKHKLRQKLEQIINLVSSDS, translated from the exons ATGCCCTCTGtctgcctcctcctgctgctgttccTTGCCGTGGGGGGGGCCCTGGGCAGCAGGCCCTTCCGTGCCTTTGTGGTGACAGATACCAAGCTTACCCACTTGGCTGTGCACCGGGTGACTGGGGAGGTGTTCGTGGGCGCAGTGAACCGAGTCTTTAAGCTGGCCCCCAACCTGACTGAGCTGCGGGCCCATGTCACGGGGCCCATCGAGGACAACGCTCGCTGCTACCCACCCCCCAGCATGCGCGTGTGTGCCCACCGCCTGGCCCCCGTGGACAACATCAACAAGCTGCTGCTCATAGACTATGCGGCCCGCCGCCTGGTGGCCTGCGGCAGCATCTGGCAGGGCATCTGCCAGTTCCTGCGCGTGGACGACCTCTTCAAGCTGGGTGAGCCGCACCACCGCAAGGAGCACTACCTGTCGGGGGCCCAGGAGCCCGACTCCATGGCTGGTGTCATTGTGGAGCAGGGCCAGGGGCCCAGCAAGCTGTTCGTGGGCACTGCTGTCGATGGCAAGTCGGAGTACTTCCCCACCTTGAGCTCCCGCAAGCTCATCAGTGATGAAGACAGCGTGGACATGTTCAGTCTC GTGTACCAGGATGAGTTTGTCTCCTCCCAGATCAAGATTCCCTCGGACACGCTGTCCTTGTACCCTGCCTTTGACATCTACTACATCTACGGCTTCGTCAGCGCCTCCTTCGTGTACTTCCTGACGCTGCAGCTGGACACCCAGCAGACGCTGCTGGACACAGCGGGCGAGAAATTCTTCACGTCCAAGATCGTGCGCATGTGCGCTGGGGACTCAGAGTTCTACTCATATGTGGAATTCCCCATCGGCTGCTCCTGGCGTGGTGTGGAGTACCGCTTAGTGCAGAGCGCCCACCTGGCCAAGCCTGGCCTGCTGCTGGCCCAGGCCCTGGGCGTGCCGGCTGACGAGGACATCCTCTTCACCATCTTCTCTCAGGGCCAGAAGAACCGAGCCAGCCCACCCCGGCAGACCATCCTCTGCCTCTTCACTCTCAGCAACATCAATGCCCACATCCGGCGCCGTATCCAGTCCTGCTATCGCGGGGAGGgcaccctggccctgccctggctGCTGAACAAGGAGCTGCCCTGCATCAACACT CCCATGCAGATCAACGGCAACTTCTGCGGGCTGGTGTTGAACCAGCCTCTGGGAGGCCTGCACGTGATCGAGGGGCTGCCCCTGCTGGCCGACAGCACCGACGGCATGGCCAGTGTGGCTGCCTACACCTACCGCCGGCATTCTGTGGTCTTCATTGGCACGCGCAGCGGCAGCCTGAAGAAG GTGCGGGTCGATGGCTCCCAGGATGCCCACCTGTATGAGACAGTCCCCGTGGTGGATGGCAGCCCCATCCTCCGAGACCTGCTCTTCAGCCCGGACCACCAGCACATCTATCTCCTGAGTGAGAAGCAG GTGAGCCAGCTTCCAGTGGAGACCTGTGAGCAGTACCCGAGCTGCACGGCCTGCCTGGGCTCCGGGGACCCACACTGTGGTTGGTGTGTGCTGCAGCACAG GTGCTGCCGCGAAGGGGCCTGTCCGGGCGCCTCTGCCCCGCACGGCTTTGCTGAGGAACTGAACAAGTGTGTCCAGGTGCGGGTCCGGCCCAACAATGTGTCAGTGATGTCGCCTGGGGTGCAG CTGACCGTCACCCTGCATAATGTGCCGGACCTCAGTGCAGGCGTGAGCTGCACCTTCGAGGAGGTGGCGGAGAGTGAGGCGATCCTGCTGCCCTCTGGTGAACTGCTCTGCCCCTCACCCTCCCTCCAGGAGCTCCGAGCTCTTACCAGAGGGCATG GGGCCACCCGCACCGTGCGGCTGCAGCTTCTCTCCAAGGAGACAGGCGTGAGGTTCGCCGGTGCTGACTTTGTCTTCTACAATTGCAGCGTCCTCCAGTC GTGCATGTCCTGTGTCGGCAGCCCCTACCCCTGCCACTGGTGTAAGTACCGCCACGCTTGTACCAGCCGCCCCCATGAGTGCTCCTTCCAGGAGGGCAGGGTCCGCAGCCCTGAG GGCTGCCCTGAGATCCTGCCCAGTGGGGACCTCCTGATCCCCGTTGGGGTCATGCAGCCTCTTACCTTGCGGGCTAAGAACCTACCTCAGCCGCAGTCGGGCCAGAAGAACTATGAGTGCGTGGTGCGGGTGCAGGGGCGGCAGCAGCGGGTGCCTGCCGTGCGCTTCAACAGCAGCAGTGTGCAGTGCCAGAATGCCTCG TACTCCTATGAAGGTGATGAGCATGGTGACACCGAGCTGGACTTTTCCGTGGTCTGGGATGGAGACTTCCCCATAGACAAGCCTCCCAGCTTCCGAG CCCTCCTGTACAAGTGCTGGGCGCAGCGGCCTAGCTGTGGCCTCTGCCTCAAGGCTGATCCCCGCTTCAACTGTGGCTGGTGCATCTCAGAGCACAGGTGCCAGCTGCGGACCCACTGCCCAGCCCCAAAGACCAACTGGATGCATCTGAGCCAGAAGGGCACCCGGTGCAGCCACCCCCACATCACGCAG ATCCACCCTCTTGTGGGGCCTAAGGAGGGAGGCACCCGGGTCACCATCATGGGTGAGAACCTGGGCCTCTTGTCCCGAGAGGTGGGCCTGCGGGTGGCTGGTGTGCGTTGCAACTCTATCCCGGCCGAGTACATCAGTGCTGAGAG GATCGTGTGTGAGATGGAGGAGTCGCTGGTGCCCAGCCCACCGCCGGGGCCCGTGGAGCTGTGCGTGGGTGACTGTTCAGCTGACTTCCGCACGCAGTCGGAGCAGCTCTACAGCTTTGTG ACCCCAACATTTGACCAAGTGAGGCCCAGCCGTGGCCCGGCGTCAGGGGGCACACGGCTCACCATCTCAGGCAGCTCTCTGGATGCTGGCAGCAGGGTCACAGTGACTGTGAGGGACAGCGAGTGCCAGTTCGTAAG GAGAGATGCCAAGGCGATCGTGTGCATCTCACCCGTCTCCACCCTGGGCCCCAGCCAGGCCCCCATCACACTTGCCATTGACCGGGCTAACATCTCCAGCCCCGGAGTCCTCTATACCTACACTCAGGACCCGACCGTCACCCGCCTTGAGCCCACCTGGAGCATCATCAA CGGAAGCACCGCCATCACTGTGAGCGGGACACACCTGCTGACGGTCCAGGAGCCCCGGGTCCGTGCCAAGTACCGCGGCATCGAGACCACCAAC CCCCAGCCTCAGGCGCAAGGCGAGCACCCTGATGAGTTTGGTTTCCTGCTGGACCACGTGCAAACCGCCCGCTCCCTCAACCGCTCCTCCTTTACCTACTACCCTGACCCCAGCTTTGAGCCGCTGGGGCCCTCTGGTGTGCTGGATGTCAAACCGGGCTCCCACGTGGTGCTGAAG GGCAAGAACCTGATTCCCGCAGCAGCCGGCAGCTCCCGCCTCAACTACACTGTGCTGATAGGAGGCCAGCCATGTGCGCTCACTGTCTCGGACACACAACTCCTGTGCGACTCACCCAGCCAGACTGGCCGGCAGCCTGTCATG GTGCTGGTGGGTGGCCTGGAGTTCTGGCTGGGCACCTTGCACATCTCGGCAGAGCGGGCACTGACCCTACCGGCCATGATGGGGCTGGCAGGGGGGGGCGGGCTCCTGCTGCTGGCCATCACAGCTGTGCTGGTGGCCTACAAGCGCAAGACTCAGGACGCGGACCGCACCCTCAAGCGCCTGCAGCTGCAGATGGACAACCTGGAATCCCGTGTGGCTCTGGAGTGCAAGGAAG CTTTTGCAGAGCTGCAGACAGACATCAACGAGCTGACTAACCACATGGACGAGGTGCAGATCCCCTTCCTGGACTACCGGACCTATGCCGTGCGCGTGCTCTTCCCGGGCATCGAGGCCCACCCAGTGCTCAAGGAGCTGGAC ACGCCACCCAATATGGAGAAGGCCCTGCGCCTCTTCGGGCAGCTGCTGCACAGCCGCGCCTTCGTGCTTACCTTCATCCACACGCTGGAAGCCCAGAGCAGCTTCTCCATGCGCGACCGGGGCACCGTGGCCTCGCTCACCATGGTGGCCCTGCAGAGCCGGCTCGACTATGCCACGGGGCTGCTCAAGCAACTGCTGGCTGACCTCATCGAGAAAAACCTGGAGAGTAAAAACCATCCCAAGCTGCTGCTACGCAG GACAGAGTCAGTGGCTGAGAAGATGCTTACCAACTGGTTCACGTTCCTGCTGCATAAGTTTCTGAAG GAGTGTGCTGGGGAGCCTCTCTTCCTGCTTTACTGCGCCATCAAGCAGCAGATGGAGAAGGGCCCAATCGATGCCATCACGGGCGAGGCGCGATACTCCCTGAGCGAGGACAAGTTGATCCGGCAGCAGATTGACTACAAGACACTG ACCCTGCACTGCGTGTGTGCGGAGAACGAGGGCAGTGCCCAAGTCCCAGTGAAGGTTCTCAACTGTGACAGCATCACCCAGGCCAAAGATAAGCTGCTGGACACTGTGTACAAGGGCATTCCGTACTCCCAGCGCCCCAAAGCTGAGGACATGGACCTGG AGTGGCGCCAGGGCCGCATGACTCGCATCATCCTCCAGGATGAGGATGTCACCACCAAGATCGAGTGTGACTGGAAGAGGCTCAACTCACTGGCCCACTACCAG GTGACAGATGGTTCCTTGGTGGCACTGGTGCCCAAACAAGTATCTGCCTATAACATGGCCAACTCCTTCACCTTCACCCGCTCCCTCAGCCGCTACG AGAGCTTGCTCCGCACAGCCAGCAGCCCTGATAGCCTCCGCTCACGGGCACCCATGATCACGCCTGACCAGGAGACGGGCACCAAATTGTGGCACCTGGTGAAAAACCACGACCATGCCGACCATCGTGAGGGGGACCGTGGCAGCAAGATGGTCTCCGAGATCTACCTGACACGGCTGCTGGCCACCAAG GGCACACTGCAGAAGTTCGTGGATGACCTCTTTGAGACAGTGTTCAGCACAGCCCACCGGGGCTCAGCCCTGCCCCTGGCCATCAAGTACATGTTCGACTTCCTGGACGAGCAGGCCGACCAGCGCCAGATCAGCGACCCCGACGTGCGCCACACCTGGAAGAGCAACTG CCTGCCGCTGCGCTTCTGGGTGAATGTGATCAAGAACCCACAGTTCGTGTTCGACATCCACAAGAACAGCATCACGGATGCCTGCCTGTCGGTGGTAGCCCAGACCTTCATGGACTCCTGCTCCACATCCGAGCACCGCCTGGGGAAGGACTCGCCCTCCAACAAACTACTCTATGCCAAGGACATCCCCAACTACAAGAGCTGGGTGGAGAG GTATTATCGAGACATTGCAAAGATGGCATCCATCAGCGACCAGGACATGGATGCTTACCTGGTGGAGCAGTCCCGCCTCCATGCCAGCGACTTCAATGTCCTGAGTGCACTCAGCGAGCTCTATTTCTATGTCACCAAGTACCGCCAGGAG ATTCTCACGGCTCTGGATGGAGATGCCTCTTGTCGGAAGCATAAGTTACGGCAGAAACTGGAACAGATCATCAACCTCGTGTCCAGTGACAGCTAA
- the PLXNA3 gene encoding plexin-A3 isoform X1: MPSVCLLLLLFLAVGGALGSRPFRAFVVTDTKLTHLAVHRVTGEVFVGAVNRVFKLAPNLTELRAHVTGPIEDNARCYPPPSMRVCAHRLAPVDNINKLLLIDYAARRLVACGSIWQGICQFLRVDDLFKLGEPHHRKEHYLSGAQEPDSMAGVIVEQGQGPSKLFVGTAVDGKSEYFPTLSSRKLISDEDSVDMFSLVYQDEFVSSQIKIPSDTLSLYPAFDIYYIYGFVSASFVYFLTLQLDTQQTLLDTAGEKFFTSKIVRMCAGDSEFYSYVEFPIGCSWRGVEYRLVQSAHLAKPGLLLAQALGVPADEDILFTIFSQGQKNRASPPRQTILCLFTLSNINAHIRRRIQSCYRGEGTLALPWLLNKELPCINTPMQINGNFCGLVLNQPLGGLHVIEGLPLLADSTDGMASVAAYTYRRHSVVFIGTRSGSLKKVRVDGSQDAHLYETVPVVDGSPILRDLLFSPDHQHIYLLSEKQVSQLPVETCEQYPSCTACLGSGDPHCGWCVLQHRCCREGACPGASAPHGFAEELNKCVQVRVRPNNVSVMSPGVQLTVTLHNVPDLSAGVSCTFEEVAESEAILLPSGELLCPSPSLQELRALTRGHGATRTVRLQLLSKETGVRFAGADFVFYNCSVLQSCMSCVGSPYPCHWCKYRHACTSRPHECSFQEGRVRSPEGCPEILPSGDLLIPVGVMQPLTLRAKNLPQPQSGQKNYECVVRVQGRQQRVPAVRFNSSSVQCQNASYSYEGDEHGDTELDFSVVWDGDFPIDKPPSFRALLYKCWAQRPSCGLCLKADPRFNCGWCISEHRCQLRTHCPAPKTNWMHLSQKGTRCSHPHITQIHPLVGPKEGGTRVTIMGENLGLLSREVGLRVAGVRCNSIPAEYISAERIVCEMEESLVPSPPPGPVELCVGDCSADFRTQSEQLYSFVTPTFDQVRPSRGPASGGTRLTISGSSLDAGSRVTVTVRDSECQFVRRDAKAIVCISPVSTLGPSQAPITLAIDRANISSPGVLYTYTQDPTVTRLEPTWSIINGSTAITVSGTHLLTVQEPRVRAKYRGIETTNTCQVINDTAMLCKAPGIFLGQPQPQAQGEHPDEFGFLLDHVQTARSLNRSSFTYYPDPSFEPLGPSGVLDVKPGSHVVLKGKNLIPAAAGSSRLNYTVLIGGQPCALTVSDTQLLCDSPSQTGRQPVMVLVGGLEFWLGTLHISAERALTLPAMMGLAGGGGLLLLAITAVLVAYKRKTQDADRTLKRLQLQMDNLESRVALECKEAFAELQTDINELTNHMDEVQIPFLDYRTYAVRVLFPGIEAHPVLKELDTPPNMEKALRLFGQLLHSRAFVLTFIHTLEAQSSFSMRDRGTVASLTMVALQSRLDYATGLLKQLLADLIEKNLESKNHPKLLLRRTESVAEKMLTNWFTFLLHKFLKECAGEPLFLLYCAIKQQMEKGPIDAITGEARYSLSEDKLIRQQIDYKTLTLHCVCAENEGSAQVPVKVLNCDSITQAKDKLLDTVYKGIPYSQRPKAEDMDLEWRQGRMTRIILQDEDVTTKIECDWKRLNSLAHYQVTDGSLVALVPKQVSAYNMANSFTFTRSLSRYESLLRTASSPDSLRSRAPMITPDQETGTKLWHLVKNHDHADHREGDRGSKMVSEIYLTRLLATKGTLQKFVDDLFETVFSTAHRGSALPLAIKYMFDFLDEQADQRQISDPDVRHTWKSNCLPLRFWVNVIKNPQFVFDIHKNSITDACLSVVAQTFMDSCSTSEHRLGKDSPSNKLLYAKDIPNYKSWVERYYRDIAKMASISDQDMDAYLVEQSRLHASDFNVLSALSELYFYVTKYRQEILTALDGDASCRKHKLRQKLEQIINLVSSDS, from the exons ATGCCCTCTGtctgcctcctcctgctgctgttccTTGCCGTGGGGGGGGCCCTGGGCAGCAGGCCCTTCCGTGCCTTTGTGGTGACAGATACCAAGCTTACCCACTTGGCTGTGCACCGGGTGACTGGGGAGGTGTTCGTGGGCGCAGTGAACCGAGTCTTTAAGCTGGCCCCCAACCTGACTGAGCTGCGGGCCCATGTCACGGGGCCCATCGAGGACAACGCTCGCTGCTACCCACCCCCCAGCATGCGCGTGTGTGCCCACCGCCTGGCCCCCGTGGACAACATCAACAAGCTGCTGCTCATAGACTATGCGGCCCGCCGCCTGGTGGCCTGCGGCAGCATCTGGCAGGGCATCTGCCAGTTCCTGCGCGTGGACGACCTCTTCAAGCTGGGTGAGCCGCACCACCGCAAGGAGCACTACCTGTCGGGGGCCCAGGAGCCCGACTCCATGGCTGGTGTCATTGTGGAGCAGGGCCAGGGGCCCAGCAAGCTGTTCGTGGGCACTGCTGTCGATGGCAAGTCGGAGTACTTCCCCACCTTGAGCTCCCGCAAGCTCATCAGTGATGAAGACAGCGTGGACATGTTCAGTCTC GTGTACCAGGATGAGTTTGTCTCCTCCCAGATCAAGATTCCCTCGGACACGCTGTCCTTGTACCCTGCCTTTGACATCTACTACATCTACGGCTTCGTCAGCGCCTCCTTCGTGTACTTCCTGACGCTGCAGCTGGACACCCAGCAGACGCTGCTGGACACAGCGGGCGAGAAATTCTTCACGTCCAAGATCGTGCGCATGTGCGCTGGGGACTCAGAGTTCTACTCATATGTGGAATTCCCCATCGGCTGCTCCTGGCGTGGTGTGGAGTACCGCTTAGTGCAGAGCGCCCACCTGGCCAAGCCTGGCCTGCTGCTGGCCCAGGCCCTGGGCGTGCCGGCTGACGAGGACATCCTCTTCACCATCTTCTCTCAGGGCCAGAAGAACCGAGCCAGCCCACCCCGGCAGACCATCCTCTGCCTCTTCACTCTCAGCAACATCAATGCCCACATCCGGCGCCGTATCCAGTCCTGCTATCGCGGGGAGGgcaccctggccctgccctggctGCTGAACAAGGAGCTGCCCTGCATCAACACT CCCATGCAGATCAACGGCAACTTCTGCGGGCTGGTGTTGAACCAGCCTCTGGGAGGCCTGCACGTGATCGAGGGGCTGCCCCTGCTGGCCGACAGCACCGACGGCATGGCCAGTGTGGCTGCCTACACCTACCGCCGGCATTCTGTGGTCTTCATTGGCACGCGCAGCGGCAGCCTGAAGAAG GTGCGGGTCGATGGCTCCCAGGATGCCCACCTGTATGAGACAGTCCCCGTGGTGGATGGCAGCCCCATCCTCCGAGACCTGCTCTTCAGCCCGGACCACCAGCACATCTATCTCCTGAGTGAGAAGCAG GTGAGCCAGCTTCCAGTGGAGACCTGTGAGCAGTACCCGAGCTGCACGGCCTGCCTGGGCTCCGGGGACCCACACTGTGGTTGGTGTGTGCTGCAGCACAG GTGCTGCCGCGAAGGGGCCTGTCCGGGCGCCTCTGCCCCGCACGGCTTTGCTGAGGAACTGAACAAGTGTGTCCAGGTGCGGGTCCGGCCCAACAATGTGTCAGTGATGTCGCCTGGGGTGCAG CTGACCGTCACCCTGCATAATGTGCCGGACCTCAGTGCAGGCGTGAGCTGCACCTTCGAGGAGGTGGCGGAGAGTGAGGCGATCCTGCTGCCCTCTGGTGAACTGCTCTGCCCCTCACCCTCCCTCCAGGAGCTCCGAGCTCTTACCAGAGGGCATG GGGCCACCCGCACCGTGCGGCTGCAGCTTCTCTCCAAGGAGACAGGCGTGAGGTTCGCCGGTGCTGACTTTGTCTTCTACAATTGCAGCGTCCTCCAGTC GTGCATGTCCTGTGTCGGCAGCCCCTACCCCTGCCACTGGTGTAAGTACCGCCACGCTTGTACCAGCCGCCCCCATGAGTGCTCCTTCCAGGAGGGCAGGGTCCGCAGCCCTGAG GGCTGCCCTGAGATCCTGCCCAGTGGGGACCTCCTGATCCCCGTTGGGGTCATGCAGCCTCTTACCTTGCGGGCTAAGAACCTACCTCAGCCGCAGTCGGGCCAGAAGAACTATGAGTGCGTGGTGCGGGTGCAGGGGCGGCAGCAGCGGGTGCCTGCCGTGCGCTTCAACAGCAGCAGTGTGCAGTGCCAGAATGCCTCG TACTCCTATGAAGGTGATGAGCATGGTGACACCGAGCTGGACTTTTCCGTGGTCTGGGATGGAGACTTCCCCATAGACAAGCCTCCCAGCTTCCGAG CCCTCCTGTACAAGTGCTGGGCGCAGCGGCCTAGCTGTGGCCTCTGCCTCAAGGCTGATCCCCGCTTCAACTGTGGCTGGTGCATCTCAGAGCACAGGTGCCAGCTGCGGACCCACTGCCCAGCCCCAAAGACCAACTGGATGCATCTGAGCCAGAAGGGCACCCGGTGCAGCCACCCCCACATCACGCAG ATCCACCCTCTTGTGGGGCCTAAGGAGGGAGGCACCCGGGTCACCATCATGGGTGAGAACCTGGGCCTCTTGTCCCGAGAGGTGGGCCTGCGGGTGGCTGGTGTGCGTTGCAACTCTATCCCGGCCGAGTACATCAGTGCTGAGAG GATCGTGTGTGAGATGGAGGAGTCGCTGGTGCCCAGCCCACCGCCGGGGCCCGTGGAGCTGTGCGTGGGTGACTGTTCAGCTGACTTCCGCACGCAGTCGGAGCAGCTCTACAGCTTTGTG ACCCCAACATTTGACCAAGTGAGGCCCAGCCGTGGCCCGGCGTCAGGGGGCACACGGCTCACCATCTCAGGCAGCTCTCTGGATGCTGGCAGCAGGGTCACAGTGACTGTGAGGGACAGCGAGTGCCAGTTCGTAAG GAGAGATGCCAAGGCGATCGTGTGCATCTCACCCGTCTCCACCCTGGGCCCCAGCCAGGCCCCCATCACACTTGCCATTGACCGGGCTAACATCTCCAGCCCCGGAGTCCTCTATACCTACACTCAGGACCCGACCGTCACCCGCCTTGAGCCCACCTGGAGCATCATCAA CGGAAGCACCGCCATCACTGTGAGCGGGACACACCTGCTGACGGTCCAGGAGCCCCGGGTCCGTGCCAAGTACCGCGGCATCGAGACCACCAAC ACATGTCAGGTGATCAACGACACTGCCATGCTGTGTAAGGCCCCCGGCATCTTTCTTGGGCAGCCCCAGCCTCAGGCGCAAGGCGAGCACCCTGATGAGTTTGGTTTCCTGCTGGACCACGTGCAAACCGCCCGCTCCCTCAACCGCTCCTCCTTTACCTACTACCCTGACCCCAGCTTTGAGCCGCTGGGGCCCTCTGGTGTGCTGGATGTCAAACCGGGCTCCCACGTGGTGCTGAAG GGCAAGAACCTGATTCCCGCAGCAGCCGGCAGCTCCCGCCTCAACTACACTGTGCTGATAGGAGGCCAGCCATGTGCGCTCACTGTCTCGGACACACAACTCCTGTGCGACTCACCCAGCCAGACTGGCCGGCAGCCTGTCATG GTGCTGGTGGGTGGCCTGGAGTTCTGGCTGGGCACCTTGCACATCTCGGCAGAGCGGGCACTGACCCTACCGGCCATGATGGGGCTGGCAGGGGGGGGCGGGCTCCTGCTGCTGGCCATCACAGCTGTGCTGGTGGCCTACAAGCGCAAGACTCAGGACGCGGACCGCACCCTCAAGCGCCTGCAGCTGCAGATGGACAACCTGGAATCCCGTGTGGCTCTGGAGTGCAAGGAAG CTTTTGCAGAGCTGCAGACAGACATCAACGAGCTGACTAACCACATGGACGAGGTGCAGATCCCCTTCCTGGACTACCGGACCTATGCCGTGCGCGTGCTCTTCCCGGGCATCGAGGCCCACCCAGTGCTCAAGGAGCTGGAC ACGCCACCCAATATGGAGAAGGCCCTGCGCCTCTTCGGGCAGCTGCTGCACAGCCGCGCCTTCGTGCTTACCTTCATCCACACGCTGGAAGCCCAGAGCAGCTTCTCCATGCGCGACCGGGGCACCGTGGCCTCGCTCACCATGGTGGCCCTGCAGAGCCGGCTCGACTATGCCACGGGGCTGCTCAAGCAACTGCTGGCTGACCTCATCGAGAAAAACCTGGAGAGTAAAAACCATCCCAAGCTGCTGCTACGCAG GACAGAGTCAGTGGCTGAGAAGATGCTTACCAACTGGTTCACGTTCCTGCTGCATAAGTTTCTGAAG GAGTGTGCTGGGGAGCCTCTCTTCCTGCTTTACTGCGCCATCAAGCAGCAGATGGAGAAGGGCCCAATCGATGCCATCACGGGCGAGGCGCGATACTCCCTGAGCGAGGACAAGTTGATCCGGCAGCAGATTGACTACAAGACACTG ACCCTGCACTGCGTGTGTGCGGAGAACGAGGGCAGTGCCCAAGTCCCAGTGAAGGTTCTCAACTGTGACAGCATCACCCAGGCCAAAGATAAGCTGCTGGACACTGTGTACAAGGGCATTCCGTACTCCCAGCGCCCCAAAGCTGAGGACATGGACCTGG AGTGGCGCCAGGGCCGCATGACTCGCATCATCCTCCAGGATGAGGATGTCACCACCAAGATCGAGTGTGACTGGAAGAGGCTCAACTCACTGGCCCACTACCAG GTGACAGATGGTTCCTTGGTGGCACTGGTGCCCAAACAAGTATCTGCCTATAACATGGCCAACTCCTTCACCTTCACCCGCTCCCTCAGCCGCTACG AGAGCTTGCTCCGCACAGCCAGCAGCCCTGATAGCCTCCGCTCACGGGCACCCATGATCACGCCTGACCAGGAGACGGGCACCAAATTGTGGCACCTGGTGAAAAACCACGACCATGCCGACCATCGTGAGGGGGACCGTGGCAGCAAGATGGTCTCCGAGATCTACCTGACACGGCTGCTGGCCACCAAG GGCACACTGCAGAAGTTCGTGGATGACCTCTTTGAGACAGTGTTCAGCACAGCCCACCGGGGCTCAGCCCTGCCCCTGGCCATCAAGTACATGTTCGACTTCCTGGACGAGCAGGCCGACCAGCGCCAGATCAGCGACCCCGACGTGCGCCACACCTGGAAGAGCAACTG CCTGCCGCTGCGCTTCTGGGTGAATGTGATCAAGAACCCACAGTTCGTGTTCGACATCCACAAGAACAGCATCACGGATGCCTGCCTGTCGGTGGTAGCCCAGACCTTCATGGACTCCTGCTCCACATCCGAGCACCGCCTGGGGAAGGACTCGCCCTCCAACAAACTACTCTATGCCAAGGACATCCCCAACTACAAGAGCTGGGTGGAGAG GTATTATCGAGACATTGCAAAGATGGCATCCATCAGCGACCAGGACATGGATGCTTACCTGGTGGAGCAGTCCCGCCTCCATGCCAGCGACTTCAATGTCCTGAGTGCACTCAGCGAGCTCTATTTCTATGTCACCAAGTACCGCCAGGAG ATTCTCACGGCTCTGGATGGAGATGCCTCTTGTCGGAAGCATAAGTTACGGCAGAAACTGGAACAGATCATCAACCTCGTGTCCAGTGACAGCTAA